Proteins co-encoded in one Erinaceus europaeus chromosome X, mEriEur2.1, whole genome shotgun sequence genomic window:
- the MORF4L2 gene encoding mortality factor 4-like protein 2 yields the protein MSSRKQGSQTRGQQSAEEDNFKKPTRSNMQRSKMRGASSGKKAAGSQQKNLEPALPGRWGGRSAENPPSGSVRKTRKNKQKTPGNGGDGGSTSEAPQPPRKKRARADPTVESEETFKNRMEVKVKIPEELKPWLVEDWDLVTRQKQLFQLPAKKNVDAILEEYANCKKSQGNVDNKEYAVNEVVAGIKEYFNVMLGTQLLYKFERPQYAEILLAHPDAPMSQVYGAPHLLRLFVRIGAMLAYTPLDEKSLALLLGYLHDFLKYLAKNAASLFTASDYKVASAEYHRKAL from the coding sequence ATGAGTTCCAGAAAGCAGGGCTCTCAAACTCGTGGACAACAATCTGCCGAAGAAGACAACTTTAAAAAACCAACTAGAAGCAACATGCAGAGAAGTAAGATGAGAGGGGCCTCCTCAGGAAAAAAGGCTGCTGGTTCACAGCAGAAGAACCTGGAACCAGCTCTCCCAGGCAGATGGGGAGGGCGTTCAGCTGAGAATCCTCCTTCAGGATCTGTGAGAAAGACGAGGAAGAACAAACAGAAGACTCCTGGAAACGGTGGAGATGGCGGCAGTACCAGTGAAGCCCCTCAGCCACCTCGGAAGAAAAGGGCCCGGGCAGATCCCACTGTTGAAAGTGAAGAAACATTCAAGAATAGAATGGAAGTTAAAGTGAAGATTCCTGAAGAATTAAAACCATGGCTTGTTGAGGACTGGGACTTAGTTACCAGGCAGAAGCAGTTGTTTCAACTTCCCGCTAAGAAAAATGTGGATGCCATTCTGGAAGAGtatgccaattgtaagaagtcgCAGGGAAACGTCGATAACAAAGAATATGCGGTTAATGAAGTCGTGGCAGGAATAAAAGAATATTTCAATGTGATGTTGGGCACTCAGCTGCTCTACAAATTTGAGAGGCCCCAGTATGCTGAAATCCTCCTGGCTCACCCTGACGCACCAATGTCCCAGGTTTATGGAGCACCACACCTACTGAGATTATTTGTAAGAATCGGCGCAATGTTGGCATATACCCCTCTTGATGAGAAGAGCCTTGCATTATTGTTGGGCTATTTGCATGATTTCCTAAAATATCTGGCAAAGAATGCTGCATCTCTGTTTACTGCCAGTGATTACAAAGTGGCTTCGGCTGAGTACCACCGCAAAGCCCTGTGA
- the TCEAL1 gene encoding transcription elongation factor A protein-like 1 isoform X2, translating into MEKPSSGKVEESQSTPKTEEERPPSAEPSAEDQSSEEQSSEEEFFPEELLPELLPEMLASEEQRPREHLSRKDLFEARPPMEQPPCGVGKHKLEEGSFKERLARSRPQFRGDIHGRNLSNEEMIKVAEEMEEMKRVRNKLMIMHWKARRNRPYPI; encoded by the coding sequence ATGGAAAAACCCAGCTCCGGAAAAGTAGAGGAGTCGCAGAGCACACCCAAGACGGAGGAGGAGCGGCCTCCCTCCGCGGAGCCTTCTGCGGAGGACCAGTCTTCCGAGGAGCAGTCCTCTGAAGAGGAGTTCTTTCCGGAGGAGCTCCTTCCTGAGCTGCTTCCCGAGATGCTCGCGTCAGAGGAGCAGCGTCCACGGGAGCACCTTTCCAGGAAGGACCTATTTGAGGCGCGCCCTCCCATGGAGCAGCCTCCTTGTGGAGTGGGAAAACACAAACTAGAAGAAGGCAGCTTTAAGGAAAGGCTGGCTCGCTCTCGCCCACAATTTAGAGGGGACATACACGGTAGAAATTTAAGTAACGAGGAGATGATCAAGGTCGCAGAGGAGATGGAAGAGATGAAGAGAGTGCGAAACAAACTGATGATAATGCACTGGAAGGCCAGGCGGAACCGTCCATATCCTATTTAA
- the TCEAL1 gene encoding transcription elongation factor A protein-like 1 isoform X1 — protein MCGLRGASVVGLPGAKSLGSRETLINMEKPSSGKVEESQSTPKTEEERPPSAEPSAEDQSSEEQSSEEEFFPEELLPELLPEMLASEEQRPREHLSRKDLFEARPPMEQPPCGVGKHKLEEGSFKERLARSRPQFRGDIHGRNLSNEEMIKVAEEMEEMKRVRNKLMIMHWKARRNRPYPI, from the exons ATGTGTGGGTTAAGGGGGGCGAGCGTCGTGGGGCTCCCAGGGGCTAAGAGCCTCGGGTCCAGG GAGACCCTGATCAACATGGAAAAACCCAGCTCCGGAAAAGTAGAGGAGTCGCAGAGCACACCCAAGACGGAGGAGGAGCGGCCTCCCTCCGCGGAGCCTTCTGCGGAGGACCAGTCTTCCGAGGAGCAGTCCTCTGAAGAGGAGTTCTTTCCGGAGGAGCTCCTTCCTGAGCTGCTTCCCGAGATGCTCGCGTCAGAGGAGCAGCGTCCACGGGAGCACCTTTCCAGGAAGGACCTATTTGAGGCGCGCCCTCCCATGGAGCAGCCTCCTTGTGGAGTGGGAAAACACAAACTAGAAGAAGGCAGCTTTAAGGAAAGGCTGGCTCGCTCTCGCCCACAATTTAGAGGGGACATACACGGTAGAAATTTAAGTAACGAGGAGATGATCAAGGTCGCAGAGGAGATGGAAGAGATGAAGAGAGTGCGAAACAAACTGATGATAATGCACTGGAAGGCCAGGCGGAACCGTCCATATCCTATTTAA